One part of the Magallana gigas chromosome 5, xbMagGiga1.1, whole genome shotgun sequence genome encodes these proteins:
- the LOC136275550 gene encoding uncharacterized protein, translating into MCVAMEDNCYEMKEDNGNLTFSNTDCEQHLPIICQKYNEMKDRSLFKAEKTSVVAESPSLTLTKDTLVIILSVSGTTIAVCVFLLLYYRVLRERCRKSRTSHVHLDNIGQITNSNTPGQPRSKADSKAQNWYQTIVPNCRNNHFYDHIQKSEQENGPKFVKVH; encoded by the exons ATGTGTG TTGCGATGGAAGATAATTGTTATGAGATGAAAGAGGATAACGGCAATTTGACCTTCAGTAATACTGACTGTGAGCAACACCTCCCAATTATTTGTCAAAAATATAATG aaatgaaagaccgatctttattcaaagcggagaaaacatcTGTCGTGGCAGAGTCCCCCAGCCTCACACTGACTAAAG ATACTCTTGTGATTATACTAAGTGTCTCTGGTACCACTATAGCAGTGTGCGTTTTTCTTCTGCTATACTATAGAGTGCTGCGTGAGAG gTGTCGAAAGTCTCGAACATCACATGTACATCTCGACAATATTGGACAAATAACTAATTCAAATACCCCAGGACAACCCAGATCCAAGGCTGATTCTAAGGCGCAAAATTGGTATCAAACTATAGTACCTAATTGTAGAAACAACCATTTCTACGACCATATTCAGAAATCGGAACAAGAAAACGGCCCAAAGTTTGTAAAAGTTCATTGA